One genomic region from Nitrosopumilus sp. encodes:
- the pyrE gene encoding orotate phosphoribosyltransferase: MEFVKEFATFLHQKGIIKFGDFTLASGKHSSYYVDLRLVPSYPIEFRKMVKYLENQIVEDIGLDNFDSIVSVPTGGLVIASALAIETVKPLIYVRSKPKDYGTSKSVEGKIHDNMKVVMIDDVATTGGSVVNAIKSLKEVNISVKDAYVIVNRMEGADEALLELGVKMHSILNILQITEALYEQNLIDQEILEKVKKQINK, from the coding sequence ATGGAATTTGTAAAAGAGTTTGCAACATTTTTGCATCAAAAAGGCATTATAAAATTCGGTGACTTTACACTAGCAAGTGGAAAGCATAGTTCGTATTATGTTGATTTAAGATTAGTACCAAGTTATCCGATAGAATTCAGAAAAATGGTGAAATATCTTGAAAATCAAATTGTAGAAGATATTGGATTAGATAATTTTGATTCTATTGTTTCAGTTCCAACTGGAGGATTAGTGATTGCATCAGCATTAGCAATTGAAACTGTCAAACCATTGATCTATGTAAGAAGCAAGCCAAAAGATTATGGAACATCCAAATCAGTTGAAGGTAAAATTCATGACAACATGAAAGTTGTAATGATAGATGATGTTGCAACAACTGGAGGGTCAGTGGTTAATGCAATAAAATCTCTAAAAGAAGTCAATATCTCAGTTAAAGATGCATATGTTATTGTGAACAGAATGGAAGGTGCAGATGAAGCATTATTAGAATTAGGAGTAAAAATGCATTCAATTCTAAATATTTTACAGATTACTGAAGCACTGTATGAGCAAAATCTAATTGATCAAGAGATACTAGAAAAAGTCAAAAAGCAAATCAACAAGTAA
- a CDS encoding transcriptional regulator, translating to MPEIWLNYGITDVVLDIKAENLEQKIDSEGKVLDDSAINEKLNTLDLSKPMELVVLHNSKSILKIISSLFTLCEQKSKPFPKILTDKKILNLVKSGLPEGSSINEFDSVGMENSNLVFMGEMEFNGLFGYETISTRLVKKFGQESMLAAYAKRQGNLPTPGQYPESLTEAKKFTDNFEIQGIEIIANSEGILDFTIGHPSETMSSTKILESNSIKDVGEHKTMVISTGKDASNDTLGNSFSSLWNCSNAIKQDGLAILVAECKGGLGSDALQQYIEDRLTIEQLRNPTKYLNGMEDLLFLSEIQKKFQIGLVSILPEFYAKKLNMISMQGIKYSMDYILKTQGARQKVAVVTDGARLLLR from the coding sequence ATGCCTGAAATCTGGTTAAATTATGGAATTACAGACGTAGTTTTGGATATAAAGGCAGAAAACCTTGAACAAAAAATTGATTCTGAAGGCAAAGTTTTGGATGATTCTGCGATCAATGAAAAACTCAACACTCTTGATTTGTCAAAACCTATGGAACTAGTAGTATTACATAATTCCAAGTCTATTCTAAAAATTATCTCATCATTGTTTACATTATGTGAACAAAAGTCAAAACCATTTCCAAAAATATTAACCGATAAAAAAATCCTGAATTTAGTAAAATCTGGTCTACCTGAAGGAAGTTCAATCAATGAATTTGATAGTGTTGGAATGGAAAATTCAAATCTCGTTTTCATGGGAGAAATGGAGTTTAATGGATTGTTTGGTTATGAAACTATTTCTACTCGTCTAGTCAAAAAATTTGGTCAAGAATCAATGCTTGCAGCATATGCAAAAAGACAGGGAAATCTTCCAACACCTGGACAATATCCTGAAAGTTTGACTGAAGCAAAAAAATTCACAGATAATTTTGAAATTCAAGGAATAGAAATTATTGCAAATTCTGAGGGAATTTTAGATTTCACCATAGGTCACCCTTCAGAAACTATGTCCTCAACCAAAATTCTTGAATCTAATTCTATCAAGGATGTAGGTGAGCATAAAACAATGGTGATCAGTACTGGAAAAGATGCAAGTAATGACACTCTTGGTAATTCCTTTTCATCTCTTTGGAACTGTTCAAATGCTATCAAACAAGATGGGCTTGCAATCTTAGTGGCTGAATGTAAAGGTGGATTGGGCTCTGATGCATTACAACAATACATTGAAGATAGATTAACTATTGAACAACTAAGAAATCCTACCAAATATCTTAATGGCATGGAGGATCTCTTGTTCCTTTCTGAAATTCAAAAGAAATTTCAAATTGGTTTGGTTTCAATTTTGCCTGAATTTTATGCCAAGAAACTAAACATGATATCAATGCAGGGAATAAAATATTCTATGGATTATATTCTAAAAACACAAGGTGCACGTCAGAAAGTTGCAGTTGTAACTGATGGTGCAAGATTGCTATTACGGTAG
- a CDS encoding site-2 protease family protein, translating to MEDPSQEEIISLVNSIFQVSDFTKTEFSLEFQIQDTDFKSKFEGLARRLENMSYVCKLEKMEDGGLYVIIQKFSPKKQRRWMSTAWTPRILFAIVIGFVMIDGYYRTSGTNSIVEIGDPLEMAAVYTLSLLGILGIHELGHIVAAKAHGLKTTWPYFIPGLPVIGIPTFGAFIQSRGLTINREILFDVAIAGPIAGLVIAVIVSIYGAYTAPVLDPEIAAGFFEESKLIEWNQGEPLLMTASLALFGKGGAGHEVILTPVMFAAWIGFLITFLNLLPAWQLDGGHMARTLLGVKLHRYATFGSIGILVLLNYWLMAILILVMSSRNPSASPLDDVSPLSRNRKLAYIGIIVLAVLCAPLPSDFLPAFLP from the coding sequence GTGGAAGACCCCTCACAAGAAGAGATTATTTCGTTAGTAAATTCAATTTTTCAAGTTAGTGACTTTACCAAAACTGAATTTTCATTAGAGTTTCAGATACAAGATACGGATTTCAAATCAAAGTTTGAAGGATTAGCAAGGAGATTAGAAAACATGAGTTATGTTTGCAAATTAGAAAAAATGGAAGATGGTGGACTATATGTTATCATTCAAAAATTTTCTCCGAAAAAACAGAGAAGATGGATGAGTACTGCTTGGACTCCAAGAATATTGTTTGCAATTGTAATAGGATTTGTTATGATTGATGGATACTACAGAACATCTGGAACAAATTCGATTGTAGAGATTGGAGATCCTCTAGAAATGGCAGCGGTCTATACATTGTCGCTTTTGGGGATTTTAGGAATTCATGAACTTGGCCACATTGTTGCAGCAAAAGCCCATGGATTAAAAACAACTTGGCCATACTTTATTCCCGGTCTTCCAGTTATTGGCATTCCAACATTTGGTGCATTCATTCAATCAAGAGGATTAACCATAAATCGTGAGATTTTGTTTGATGTTGCAATTGCGGGTCCCATTGCAGGACTAGTAATTGCGGTAATTGTTTCAATTTATGGGGCATATACAGCACCAGTATTAGATCCAGAAATTGCTGCAGGATTCTTTGAAGAATCAAAATTAATTGAATGGAATCAAGGAGAACCACTACTGATGACTGCTAGTTTGGCATTATTTGGAAAAGGAGGAGCAGGACATGAAGTGATCTTGACTCCCGTAATGTTTGCGGCATGGATAGGATTTCTAATTACATTTTTGAATTTGTTACCAGCTTGGCAGTTAGATGGTGGACATATGGCAAGAACATTGTTAGGAGTAAAACTTCACAGATATGCAACTTTTGGAAGTATAGGAATACTTGTTTTGTTGAATTATTGGTTAATGGCAATTTTGATTCTTGTAATGAGTTCAAGAAATCCTAGTGCATCCCCATTAGATGATGTATCACCACTTTCAAGAAATAGAAAACTTGCATATATTGGAATTATAGTTTTAGCAGTTTTGTGTGCACCGCTACCATCAGATTTTTTGCCAGCTTTTCTACCGTAA
- the rimI gene encoding ribosomal protein S18-alanine N-acetyltransferase produces MQVILRQLGDCNIRRAEPSDLISVMEINLKTLPEHYSDYFYESLLAELPEAFIVAEIGGKHVGYIMCKTEFGFSNFKKLGFVKKGHVVSIAVLEEHRKKGIGNALVEESVNGVKLRKCDEFYLEVRCSNTEAVRLYEKLGFVIRQQLNAYYRDGEDAYLMAIELN; encoded by the coding sequence ATGCAAGTAATCCTACGTCAATTAGGAGATTGTAATATTCGAAGAGCAGAGCCAAGCGATCTAATTTCAGTAATGGAAATTAATCTAAAAACTCTACCTGAACATTATTCTGATTATTTCTATGAAAGCTTACTTGCAGAACTTCCAGAAGCTTTCATTGTTGCAGAAATTGGTGGCAAACATGTAGGATATATTATGTGTAAAACTGAATTTGGATTTTCAAATTTTAAGAAACTAGGGTTTGTAAAAAAAGGACATGTTGTGTCTATTGCCGTACTTGAGGAGCACCGAAAAAAAGGCATTGGAAATGCACTTGTTGAAGAATCTGTAAATGGTGTAAAATTAAGAAAATGCGATGAGTTCTATCTGGAGGTTAGATGTAGTAATACTGAAGCTGTAAGATTGTACGAAAAACTAGGATTCGTTATCAGACAACAACTAAATGCTTACTATCGAGATGGTGAAGATGCATATCTCATGGCAATCGAATTAAATTAG
- a CDS encoding transcriptional regulator, whose product MDKRKGMGITIFILCIGGFFLYAYLLMLSEWSPIVLQLSVLMIAGGILGVIAWIGYVMATTKPSPASITDD is encoded by the coding sequence ATGGATAAGAGAAAAGGAATGGGCATTACCATTTTTATTTTATGTATTGGCGGCTTTTTTCTCTATGCATATTTGTTAATGTTGTCTGAATGGAGTCCTATTGTATTACAATTATCTGTACTAATGATTGCAGGTGGAATTTTAGGTGTTATAGCATGGATTGGATATGTTATGGCAACAACAAAACCTTCTCCAGCTTCGATTACTGACGATTAA
- a CDS encoding class I SAM-dependent methyltransferase family protein: MLKKALENVLTEKESDELISAFDQIGEIIIVRIPDSLLSKKKIIGKALLDEVKIVRSVFYQASAVEGDFRTRDLEILAGEDNTETEYKEFGCKFRVDVKNAFFSPRLSTERERIANLIQDGEIVTNMFAGVGMFSIMAAKRKKCTVYSLDINPIASKLCETNIALNKLAGDVISINGDAAKIIKEQLIDKSDRTLMLLPERSDEFLQSAIDTTKDGGIIHYYSHIHADKKIDAGKLSEQHYLNVTPVKSEILDSKIVRAVGPRYYQTVVDVKISK, translated from the coding sequence ATGTTGAAAAAAGCACTAGAGAATGTGCTTACAGAGAAAGAAAGTGATGAATTGATTTCAGCATTTGATCAAATAGGAGAAATAATCATTGTAAGAATTCCAGATTCATTATTATCAAAAAAGAAAATAATTGGAAAAGCATTGTTAGATGAAGTAAAAATCGTACGAAGTGTATTCTATCAGGCATCAGCTGTAGAAGGAGATTTTAGAACAAGAGATCTAGAAATTCTTGCTGGTGAAGACAATACTGAGACTGAATACAAAGAATTTGGATGTAAATTTAGAGTAGATGTTAAAAATGCATTTTTTTCCCCTAGGCTATCAACAGAAAGAGAAAGAATTGCAAATTTGATTCAAGATGGAGAAATAGTAACCAACATGTTTGCAGGCGTAGGGATGTTTTCAATAATGGCTGCAAAAAGGAAAAAATGCACAGTGTATAGTCTAGATATCAACCCAATAGCTTCAAAATTGTGTGAGACTAACATTGCATTGAATAAACTTGCAGGAGATGTAATTTCTATAAATGGAGATGCAGCAAAAATTATCAAAGAACAGCTGATAGACAAGTCAGATAGAACACTTATGTTGTTGCCAGAGAGATCTGATGAATTTTTACAATCTGCAATTGACACTACAAAAGATGGGGGCATAATTCATTATTATTCACATATTCATGCAGATAAGAAAATAGATGCAGGCAAACTTTCAGAACAGCATTACTTGAATGTTACACCAGTAAAATCAGAGATTTTAGATTCCAAAATTGTCAGAGCTGTTGGTCCAAGATACTATCAAACAGTTGTTGATGTAAAAATTTCTAAATAA
- a CDS encoding ribosome biogenesis/translation initiation ATPase RLI, whose product MTHRVAVLDQDLCQPQKCGLECIKYCPVNKSGAECVTINEESKKAQIDEDVCNGCGICVKVCPFDAITIVNLASELATDKIHQYGMNSFRLYKLPTPKKGEVVGLLGRNGMGKSTVVNILSGNLKPNLGRYENPPEWDEILKHYSGTELKQHFEKIEQKQIRASIKPQQVHHIAEAFDGTGKELLDKYDERGVSRELIKELGLENSMEQSLKELSGGELQRIAVAAAASKDTEFYFFDEPSSYNDVFQRTGVARVIQNLAKIGKSVMVVEHDLTLLDFLSDYIEVLYGEPTAYGIVSNILSTKVGINVFLDGYLPNENVRFRDKKFSFDVSSTTTDIFQEGSEIVSYPKLVKKYPTFSVEIEPGKVRKGEILGIMGANALGKTTMMKMIAGVEKPDVGSVDKKIKIAYKPQYLQNDLDVEVISILDKANGDPVEGSMEEEQILDPLKIKKLYNKSIKNLSGGELQKVAVASCLLQKVDLYALDEPSAFLDVEDRIAVAKFLQKFVRSFGKSAIIIDHDLQLMDLMSDSMVIFEGESGSAGRATSPLPKADAMNRFLKSLDMSFRRDEKSLRPRVNKLESRLDKDQKATGNFYYKH is encoded by the coding sequence ATGACTCACAGAGTAGCCGTATTAGATCAAGATCTATGTCAGCCTCAAAAATGTGGTCTAGAATGTATAAAATATTGTCCTGTTAACAAATCAGGTGCAGAATGTGTCACCATAAATGAAGAGTCAAAAAAAGCCCAGATAGACGAGGATGTCTGTAATGGGTGTGGAATTTGTGTCAAAGTATGCCCCTTTGATGCAATCACAATTGTGAATCTTGCAAGTGAATTAGCTACAGATAAAATTCACCAGTATGGGATGAATTCCTTTAGACTTTACAAATTACCTACTCCAAAGAAAGGAGAAGTTGTAGGACTATTAGGCAGAAATGGAATGGGAAAAAGTACGGTAGTCAATATTCTATCAGGAAATCTTAAACCAAATTTAGGACGATATGAAAATCCTCCAGAATGGGATGAGATCTTAAAACATTATAGTGGAACAGAACTCAAACAACATTTTGAAAAAATTGAACAAAAGCAAATCCGCGCTTCAATAAAACCACAACAAGTACATCACATTGCAGAAGCATTTGATGGAACAGGAAAAGAACTTCTTGACAAATATGATGAACGCGGAGTATCAAGAGAGTTGATCAAAGAATTAGGATTAGAAAACTCTATGGAGCAAAGTTTGAAGGAATTAAGCGGTGGAGAATTACAAAGAATTGCAGTAGCAGCAGCAGCATCAAAAGATACAGAGTTTTACTTTTTTGATGAACCATCATCATACAATGATGTTTTTCAAAGAACAGGGGTTGCAAGAGTAATTCAAAATTTAGCAAAAATTGGAAAAAGTGTAATGGTTGTAGAACACGATTTAACGTTGTTAGATTTTCTAAGTGATTATATCGAAGTTTTATATGGAGAACCTACTGCATACGGCATTGTTTCAAATATTTTATCTACCAAAGTAGGAATCAATGTTTTTCTAGATGGATATTTACCAAATGAGAACGTAAGATTTCGAGATAAGAAATTTTCTTTTGATGTATCATCAACTACTACAGACATCTTCCAAGAAGGAAGTGAAATTGTTTCATATCCCAAATTAGTAAAAAAATATCCTACATTTTCAGTAGAAATTGAGCCTGGGAAAGTCAGAAAAGGAGAAATTCTAGGCATTATGGGTGCTAATGCATTAGGTAAAACAACAATGATGAAAATGATAGCAGGTGTTGAAAAACCAGATGTTGGAAGTGTTGATAAAAAAATAAAAATTGCATACAAACCACAATATCTTCAAAATGATCTTGATGTGGAAGTAATTTCGATTCTAGATAAAGCAAATGGAGATCCAGTAGAAGGAAGTATGGAAGAAGAGCAAATACTTGATCCGTTAAAAATTAAAAAACTCTATAACAAATCTATCAAAAATCTATCAGGTGGAGAATTGCAAAAAGTGGCAGTTGCCTCTTGTCTATTACAAAAAGTGGATTTGTATGCATTAGATGAACCATCAGCATTTTTAGATGTAGAAGATAGAATTGCAGTTGCAAAATTTTTACAAAAATTTGTCCGCTCTTTTGGAAAATCAGCAATAATTATTGACCACGATTTACAATTAATGGATTTAATGTCAGATTCAATGGTAATTTTTGAGGGAGAGTCAGGTTCTGCAGGTAGAGCAACATCCCCATTACCAAAAGCAGATGCGATGAATAGATTTTTGAAATCACTGGATATGTCATTTAGAAGAGACGAAAAAAGTTTGAGACCACGTGTAAACAAATTAGAAAGTAGACTAGACAAAGATCAGAAAGCAACCGGAAATTTCTACTACAAGCATTGA
- a CDS encoding leucyl aminopeptidase — protein sequence MKIKVESSAKKKTNLLCGFVLENTNKPMGLPKFDTKTTSAINQSLKDMEGKLGKLSIIPIPGKKPIQRILLAGLGKKENLTKDTIRFVSGKIAQKARELKLAEFSIISPPSFVSEPVSAVSQIIEGTKMSLYKFEKFKSEKVDASPNLTIIVSKSNKISKAVKTSEIVTDGAIYTKSIANLPPNECTPTTLANFAKSMSKKNKMKCKIVSEPELKKKGFGGISAVGQGSKNQPRLIILEHSRGPKNEKPIVLVGKAVTFDTGGISLKPGASMDEMKFDKCGGCTVLGIMKAVSELKLPINVVGIVPSVENMPGGESYRPGDIIKLYSGKTAEILNTDAEGRLILADALSYGEKHYSPKAIIDFATLTGACIVALGTNVAAIVSNDEKLKKKIKESSKNTTEEVWELPLNQDYMDMIKSDVADMKNVGIGRAAGTITAAAFLKNAIEKTPWIHIDIAGVAWTQQATKEKSYNPKGATGFGVRLILDYLQNLKS from the coding sequence ATGAAGATTAAGGTTGAAAGTTCTGCGAAAAAGAAAACTAATCTTCTGTGTGGATTTGTGTTAGAAAATACTAACAAACCCATGGGATTGCCAAAATTTGATACTAAAACAACATCAGCGATTAATCAGTCTCTTAAAGACATGGAAGGGAAACTAGGCAAACTAAGCATTATTCCAATCCCTGGAAAAAAACCTATACAGAGAATTCTACTTGCAGGTCTAGGAAAAAAAGAGAATCTTACTAAAGATACCATAAGATTTGTCTCAGGAAAAATTGCTCAGAAAGCCAGAGAATTGAAATTAGCTGAATTTTCAATTATATCACCTCCAAGTTTTGTATCAGAACCAGTTTCAGCAGTTTCTCAGATAATTGAAGGGACCAAAATGTCTCTTTACAAATTTGAAAAATTCAAGAGTGAAAAAGTAGATGCATCGCCCAATCTTACAATTATTGTTTCAAAATCAAATAAAATTTCAAAAGCTGTAAAAACTTCCGAGATTGTTACAGATGGTGCAATATATACAAAAAGTATTGCCAATTTACCTCCAAACGAATGTACTCCTACAACACTGGCAAACTTTGCAAAAAGCATGTCAAAGAAAAATAAAATGAAATGTAAAATAGTTTCAGAACCAGAATTAAAGAAAAAAGGTTTTGGTGGAATTTCAGCAGTTGGTCAAGGAAGTAAGAATCAACCAAGACTAATCATTTTAGAACACAGTCGTGGACCAAAAAATGAAAAACCAATTGTGTTAGTAGGAAAGGCAGTAACATTTGACACAGGAGGCATTTCACTAAAACCGGGAGCTTCAATGGATGAAATGAAATTTGACAAATGTGGTGGATGTACAGTATTGGGAATTATGAAAGCCGTATCAGAATTAAAACTACCAATTAATGTTGTAGGAATTGTACCCTCAGTTGAGAATATGCCAGGAGGAGAATCATATAGACCAGGAGACATCATTAAACTATACAGTGGTAAAACAGCAGAAATTCTAAATACAGATGCAGAAGGCAGATTGATTTTAGCTGATGCATTATCGTATGGAGAAAAACATTATTCGCCAAAGGCAATAATTGATTTTGCAACACTGACAGGTGCATGTATTGTAGCTCTTGGTACTAACGTTGCAGCAATTGTATCCAATGATGAAAAATTAAAAAAGAAAATCAAAGAATCTTCAAAGAATACAACAGAAGAAGTGTGGGAGTTGCCATTAAATCAAGACTACATGGACATGATAAAATCAGATGTTGCAGATATGAAAAATGTTGGTATTGGAAGAGCAGCAGGAACCATAACAGCAGCTGCATTTTTGAAAAATGCAATAGAAAAAACACCATGGATACATATTGACATTGCAGGTGTTGCATGGACACAACAGGCTACAAAAGAAAAATCATACAATCCAAAAGGAGCTACAGGATTTGGCGTCAGATTGATTTTAGATTACTTACAAAATTTGAAAAGTTAG
- a CDS encoding ribulose-phosphate 3-epimerase produces the protein MGLNYYQIKKNVLRARKLVIKGTNIAGSGHPGGSFSMAEILGCLFNKYLKFDPKNPQWEDRDRLVLSKGHAAPGLFSNMAVAGYFPESEIETLRKFGSKLQGHPDLKCPGVEFCGGSLGTGLSYSIGIALAAKIDSKDHHVYTIIGDGESDEGQVWEAAMTASKYKVDNLTAFLDRNFIQQDSYTEKVMPLDEKLEGDNLSEMWKDASRWKTGDKWRSFGWNVIEIDGHRIEQIDAAIAKANATKGVPTMIISRTIKGKSIEHMEDNPQWHGKAPDSDVVPIINLELDSQFMISPSIIAGDMTNLENEVKRCVAGRADYIHLDVMDGQFVPTKTFDHIKIKELRPLTVIPFDTHLMINEPVKYVKDYIDAGSDIITVHAEVTDESSFGEIHDLLKQNQVGVGFSINPETELPEWSYKFLPTLDQLIVMSVVPGKSGQKYIEETHEKMSRLNSILKEHNFTGYIEADGGVNLENIGSVFVDGARAFVGGGAIIGQQDVRGAIRDFRTEVLKSRRRSLLDKAHELGGSELVNKWIGLHVIGEKQEQIKKIAQEVGYI, from the coding sequence ATGGGGCTTAACTATTATCAAATTAAGAAAAATGTTCTCCGAGCTAGGAAATTAGTTATCAAAGGAACCAATATTGCAGGTTCTGGACATCCAGGTGGTTCCTTTTCTATGGCTGAAATTTTGGGATGTCTCTTCAACAAATATCTCAAATTTGATCCTAAAAATCCACAATGGGAAGACCGAGACCGTCTGGTACTCTCAAAAGGGCATGCCGCACCTGGATTATTCTCTAATATGGCAGTTGCAGGATATTTTCCAGAATCTGAAATTGAAACTCTGAGAAAATTTGGCAGTAAATTACAAGGACATCCAGACTTGAAATGTCCTGGAGTAGAATTTTGTGGGGGTTCTTTAGGCACAGGATTATCCTATTCAATTGGAATTGCACTTGCTGCAAAAATTGATTCTAAAGATCATCATGTCTATACTATAATCGGAGATGGTGAATCGGATGAGGGACAAGTTTGGGAAGCTGCAATGACTGCTTCTAAATACAAAGTTGATAATCTTACGGCTTTTCTAGATAGGAATTTTATTCAACAAGATTCTTACACTGAAAAAGTTATGCCACTTGATGAAAAGTTAGAAGGTGATAATCTTTCAGAAATGTGGAAAGATGCATCTCGATGGAAAACAGGTGATAAATGGAGATCCTTTGGTTGGAATGTAATTGAAATTGATGGACATAGAATTGAACAAATTGATGCTGCAATTGCAAAAGCAAATGCAACAAAAGGAGTGCCTACAATGATAATTTCTAGAACAATTAAAGGAAAATCTATAGAACATATGGAAGATAATCCTCAATGGCACGGAAAAGCTCCTGATTCTGATGTTGTTCCAATAATTAATCTTGAATTAGATTCACAATTCATGATTTCTCCATCAATCATTGCTGGCGATATGACTAATTTAGAAAATGAAGTTAAAAGATGTGTTGCTGGCAGAGCTGATTATATCCATCTTGATGTGATGGATGGACAGTTTGTTCCAACTAAAACATTTGATCATATAAAAATTAAAGAACTAAGACCTCTAACCGTAATCCCATTTGATACTCACTTGATGATCAATGAACCTGTAAAATATGTTAAGGATTACATTGATGCTGGTAGTGACATAATCACTGTACACGCAGAAGTGACTGATGAATCTAGTTTTGGTGAAATTCATGATTTATTAAAACAAAATCAAGTTGGTGTTGGTTTTTCAATAAACCCTGAAACCGAATTGCCTGAATGGTCTTACAAATTTTTACCCACACTTGATCAACTAATTGTCATGTCTGTGGTTCCAGGAAAATCTGGTCAAAAATACATTGAGGAAACTCATGAAAAAATGTCCAGACTAAATTCTATTTTAAAAGAACATAATTTTACTGGCTATATTGAGGCTGATGGAGGAGTAAATCTTGAAAATATTGGCTCTGTTTTTGTCGATGGTGCACGTGCTTTTGTTGGTGGTGGTGCAATTATTGGACAACAAGATGTTAGAGGCGCTATCAGAGATTTCAGAACTGAGGTTTTGAAATCTAGAAGACGAAGTTTACTTGATAAAGCACACGAACTAGGTGGTTCTGAATTAGTAAACAAATGGATTGGCTTACACGTAATTGGAGAAAAACAAGAACAAATTAAAAAAATTGCACAGGAGGTTGGATACATTTGA
- a CDS encoding transketolase family protein: MNDPVMTDMRSEYSKSLIQLGKENPNVVVLGADTTDSLKTSGFGKEFPNRFFNVGIAEANLVTVSAGLAFSGKISFASTYAIFLPGRAVDQIRNNVAYPSPPGKKGLNVKLVTSHGGLSVGPDGGSHQQIEDIAIMRVIPNFRVFIPADTVAVSKLTQLMAKEYGPFYMRMARSKTPLVHSESQEFQIGKGIMLRDGSDCTIAACGITVRMALEAAESLQQEGISCRVLDLFSIKPIDDEILEKAARETGCIVTAEEHNIFGGLGSAVAESVSESYAVPIKRIGAQDMFGESARDNEIPLLLEKHGITSFNIAKQVKEIRSKKL, from the coding sequence TTGAACGACCCTGTAATGACTGATATGCGTTCAGAATATTCAAAGTCATTAATTCAACTTGGTAAGGAGAATCCAAATGTTGTTGTTTTAGGTGCAGATACTACTGATTCACTAAAAACTTCTGGATTTGGAAAAGAATTCCCAAATCGATTTTTTAATGTGGGTATTGCTGAGGCAAATCTTGTAACTGTTTCAGCTGGATTAGCATTTTCTGGAAAAATTTCTTTTGCAAGTACTTATGCAATATTTTTGCCTGGAAGAGCAGTTGATCAAATCAGAAACAATGTTGCATACCCTTCTCCTCCTGGAAAAAAAGGACTAAATGTAAAATTAGTCACTTCCCATGGTGGTCTATCTGTAGGTCCAGATGGAGGCTCTCATCAACAAATTGAAGATATTGCAATTATGCGAGTAATTCCGAATTTCCGAGTCTTTATTCCTGCAGATACAGTAGCAGTTTCTAAATTGACTCAATTAATGGCAAAAGAATATGGGCCGTTTTACATGAGAATGGCAAGATCAAAAACTCCTCTTGTCCATTCAGAATCACAAGAGTTTCAAATCGGAAAAGGAATTATGTTAAGAGATGGGTCTGATTGTACAATTGCAGCATGTGGTATTACAGTTAGAATGGCTTTAGAAGCTGCTGAATCTTTACAACAAGAAGGAATTTCTTGTAGAGTCTTAGACCTGTTTTCAATCAAACCTATTGATGATGAAATTTTAGAAAAAGCTGCAAGAGAAACAGGTTGTATAGTAACTGCAGAGGAACATAATATTTTTGGTGGATTAGGCTCAGCTGTGGCAGAATCTGTTTCTGAATCTTACGCTGTACCCATTAAAAGAATTGGAGCCCAGGATATGTTTGGGGAATCTGCAAGAGATAATGAAATTCCATTACTCTTGGAGAAACATGGAATAACATCTTTTAATATAGCAAAACAAGTCAAAGAAATTAGGAGTAAAAAATTATGA